The Glycine soja cultivar W05 chromosome 6, ASM419377v2, whole genome shotgun sequence genome has a window encoding:
- the LOC114413999 gene encoding uncharacterized protein LOC114413999, protein MAGTPSRLEEIIASLNCFRVLYAPQGPHRYESRGEEQETLEIRRKWLRKKLERAMKVLSEILVWPKKSFSLRRLRTCISEAKEMKRKMQFQYDPKSYALNFDDGSIEEDDGVFLDFSARYACPLGINKLYLEWEHSEA, encoded by the coding sequence ATGGCGGGGACTCCATCAAGGCTTGAAGAAATTATAGCTTCACTTAACTGTTTCCGTGTGCTCTACGCCCCACAAGGCCCACATCGATATGAATCGCGTGGGGAAGAGCAAGAAACGTTGGAGATTCGTCGAAAATGGTTGCGGAAGAAACTAGAGAGGGCGATGAAGGTGTTGTCAGAAATTTTGGTGTGGCCAAAGAAGAGTTTTTCTTTGCGGAGGTTGAGGACGTGTATTAGTGAAGCCAaggaaatgaaaaggaaaatgcaATTCCAGTATGATCCCAAGAGTTATGCGCTTAATTTTGATGATGGATCAATAGAGGAGGATGATGGTGTTTTTCTTGATTTCTCGGCTCGGTATGCATGTCCATTAGGGATAAACAAGCTATATTTGGAATGGGAGCACAGTGAAGCTTAA